Genomic DNA from Leptospira limi:
TCTATATTTTTTGCATATTCTAAATGAGATTTTGCTTTTTCAGTAATTCCTGCTTTTGAATAAATACTAGCAAGCGATGAGTGTGCAATTTTGATTTTATCGGATTGCTGTATGATCGTTTGATAATCTCTGATTGCTTCAGGAATTTTGTTTGAAGCTTCATAGAATTTTCCTCTTAGCAATAAAGCATCCAAATGCACTGGATTTGTTTCAAGTAAAGAGCTCAATTTATCAATAGTTTCTATTTGATTTTGATTCAATGCCAAATTGATTCTCGCCAATAGTAGCATTGATTCTGTTTTATTTTGAAATTCGTCTCCAAGCTCATCATATACTTTTTTTGCATCGATGATTCTACCAGAATAGAGAAGTATTTTGGTTTTTAAGAAAATTGCATGCTGATCATTGGGATCTTCTTTCAATATCTTATTCAAGATAATTTCTGAATTTTGAAGATCACCGAACACAAATGCTTTCTCTGCTTCTTTTTGAAGTGTGCTTTTTTCCTTCTCTGAACAGCTGTAGTTTAATAAAACAATAATTAAAAATGTGATTATTTTATACATTTTATATCCTATTTAATTGAATTCGCCAAATTAGTGATCATTAGTCCAATTGTTTTTTGAACCTTATTGCCGATATATAAATCTTGTATTTCTAAATTGTATATATTGTTAGTAGATATAGATAAAATTTTTCCTTCTAGATTATAAAGTTTAAGAAATATCATTATGCTACTTTTTTGATCTTTAATGGATTCGTTCGTATATATGGAAACGGAAGTATGTAATAAATATTTTGCATTATGATTTGAAATAATGTTTTTTATTTCTTCACTTTTTAATAGTTCTTCAAAGTTTTCATAATACTTTCGGAACTCACCTGAATAAAGATTACTTGATGCAATAGGTGTTTTCTGGTCGAATGATTCAGGTTTGACTTTAAAATTATTAAAATTGTTAAGAAACGTAACTTGGTATCCTTTGTTTATTAAATTAAAAGCTACAGTGTCTTGAATATCTCGGCCGATTTGTGGAATAGTATAAATATTTCTTGTTTCTATTGGTAAAAGAATAATTCCATTCGCATTGAGAGAAGTGATTGCAATATTTGTTTCTGGCATCGCTGATTTGCAGGTCCAAAAGAAAAAAAAGATAACGATTGAATTGATAATTTTCATTTCCCTTCCATTACAAATTGAAATGTTGAACCCAATTGTAGATTGTTAGTATCTCTTGCGCTTGTATCTACAGTAAGCATATAATAAGGATATCCTGCTGGCATGTTATCAGTTCTAGATAAATTAAAGTCTCCACCAGTTCCGGCATTTCCGAAAAACGAAGTACCGTTACATGAAGACTCAAGTTCAGAGAATGCTAGAGTAACAACTCTACATCCGAACGGATACACTAATTGGCAGTCAGTCCAATTCCAACTCGCCAATTGTATGATTGTTCCTGGCGGTGAAGTACGTTGAAGGCGTATTGCATTGATTGTTGCCGTTATATTCATATAATTTGAAAAAATAAGTCTAAAATTGTCTGTATTTACGTCTGTACAATTTGCATTAGTTCCATCGCCATTGTCTCCCCCTCGAAATTGATATGAATTTGGTCCAAGTACTGGTAAAGTGCTATCCCAAAAACAATTTGCAGCTAACCAATTACCACCAGCTGCTTGGCCTACTCCGGGAAATGTATTAGAACAACCTTGTGAAGCAACTCCAATCGCTTGTACAATTGGGGAATTAGTTAAAGCACCTCCTGCCACAAAGCTATAACTGGTATTCTGGTCGAAAGCAACCCTATCGCTTGAAATTGCAATTGTAGAGATAGTAATAGTATAACGTTGACCGAATGTAAATTTGGAATCCGGTGTAAAAGTTAATGTTTGGTCTCCTCCTGACCAAAGAAATGTTCCAGTAACATTTGGAGAAATTGAAAACCCTGCAATTGTTTGAGCTTGGCTCATCGGGCGCGAAAATTGGATTGTAATTGGATTATTGACTGAATTTCCCAGACAACCATTTACTACAGATGTTAGTATGATATCATTTTGAATACCAATTCCAGACAAACAATCTCCAAGTGTTCCTGTAGCTAATTGAATTGAAGTTAACGTTGGAACTAAATTCAAAGTGCCAACGTAAAAGCTAGAACTAATCGGTGATAATAACCTTACACCATTGGTGTCTTGTATTGTGCTTGTTAATTGAACGCTAATTCGGGATCTTGCGGTGAATGCAATATCTGGGTTTATTTGAACAATAGAATCTGAAATCCATTGCAAGTTAAATGGAACAGAAGGAGAGAGGGAGATTCCATTTTGAACAGAAACTCTATCCATAGGCTTTGAAAAAATTACTTCAATTGGATTTACATTCGGAGACCCCATGCATGCATCGTTAACGGAATCTGAAATAATATTTCTTCGAGGTCCTGAATTTGTATTACAAGTTGCGATAGTACCCGTGTTTACATTAATGGCGATTACTTCTGGGAATTGTCCAGCTTGTGTGGCTTCACCTACCGTAAAACTTGCGGAAAATAATTCTTTTAAATCACCTCCCTTAGATGATTCGCAATTTTTTGTGATATTATATGTATAAGATCCAAAATTCAATTGGTTGGTGGGTGTAAATTTCAAACTAATATCTGTAAATTCAAAGAATCCTTGAACTTGTGGAGAGACAGTGAAACTTTGAATACATGAATTAATATTCATAGGTTGGTTAAAAAGAACTGAAATAGATTGGTTTCTTGGTAAATTTTTGTCACCCATACCAGGAAAAGCAACTAGTACTTGCGGAGATTCATCGCCTAAAAAGGTGAACACTTTATTAGGATCTATGTTGTTTTTTTTACATGAGTTTGAGATTGCAAAAAGCAATATTATGAAAATAGCGTTTAAAGTTGAATATTTTGATTTTTTCATAATGGATTAGTTTGCATTTCTTTAGAATTTATTTTTTCACTCTTTAAAAGAATATCTTGATCAAAATTTTCTCTAATAAAAGAGTTACCACCGCCAGGCCTAATTTTGACTAATTTTAATTCTTCATAA
This window encodes:
- a CDS encoding tetratricopeptide repeat protein translates to MYKIITFLIIVLLNYSCSEKEKSTLQKEAEKAFVFGDLQNSEIILNKILKEDPNDQHAIFLKTKILLYSGRIIDAKKVYDELGDEFQNKTESMLLLARINLALNQNQIETIDKLSSLLETNPVHLDALLLRGKFYEASNKIPEAIRDYQTIIQQSDKIKIAHSSLASIYSKAGITEKAKSHLEYAKNIEPQRQIGKKNDK
- a CDS encoding Ig-like domain-containing protein produces the protein MKKSKYSTLNAIFIILLFAISNSCKKNNIDPNKVFTFLGDESPQVLVAFPGMGDKNLPRNQSISVLFNQPMNINSCIQSFTVSPQVQGFFEFTDISLKFTPTNQLNFGSYTYNITKNCESSKGGDLKELFSASFTVGEATQAGQFPEVIAINVNTGTIATCNTNSGPRRNIISDSVNDACMGSPNVNPIEVIFSKPMDRVSVQNGISLSPSVPFNLQWISDSIVQINPDIAFTARSRISVQLTSTIQDTNGVRLLSPISSSFYVGTLNLVPTLTSIQLATGTLGDCLSGIGIQNDIILTSVVNGCLGNSVNNPITIQFSRPMSQAQTIAGFSISPNVTGTFLWSGGDQTLTFTPDSKFTFGQRYTITISTIAISSDRVAFDQNTSYSFVAGGALTNSPIVQAIGVASQGCSNTFPGVGQAAGGNWLAANCFWDSTLPVLGPNSYQFRGGDNGDGTNANCTDVNTDNFRLIFSNYMNITATINAIRLQRTSPPGTIIQLASWNWTDCQLVYPFGCRVVTLAFSELESSCNGTSFFGNAGTGGDFNLSRTDNMPAGYPYYMLTVDTSARDTNNLQLGSTFQFVMEGK